A window of Solanum stenotomum isolate F172 chromosome 3, ASM1918654v1, whole genome shotgun sequence contains these coding sequences:
- the LOC125859781 gene encoding amino acid transporter AVT1J-like, with protein MERKYQSENFVSLPLLLGGSDETDQTGKTSFIKTTFHGLNALSGVGILSTPYALSSGGWLSMILLLLIACATFYTSILIKRCMDFDPTITSYPDIGDRAFGTSGRILVSIFMTLELYLVATGFLILAGDNLHNLLPDVNFEFWGLGIGGKQSFVLIVALLILPTVLLKNMSILAYVSASAVLASLVIIGSIFWAATYDGIGFHKSGVVVNWGGIPTSFSLYAFCYCAHPVFPTLYTSMNKQKQFSKVMLLCFLFATITYASIAAMGYSMFGSEVESQITLNLPTGNLSSKLAIYTTLINPIAKYSLMMTPVINRLEERFQSNSNKESSFIPAIRITLVISSVIVALTIPFFGYLMSLVGAFLSVTASVLLPCLCYLKISGTYRKLGFELVIIGLILLMGILILVTGTYTSLIEIIRHL; from the exons ATGGAGAGAAAATACCAGAGTGAGAACTTTGTTTCTTTGCCCCTCCTGTTGGGTGGATCTGATGAAACTGATCAGACTGGAAAAACCTCTTTTATCAAAACCACTTTTCACGGACTCAATGCTCTATCAG GGGTAGGAATTTTGTCAACTCCATATGCTCTATCTTCAGGAGGGTGGTTAAGcatgattcttcttcttcttattgcATGTGCAACCTTTTACACATCAATATTAATAAAGAGATGTATGGATTTTGATCCAACTATAACAAGTTATCCTGACATTGGAGATCGTGCATTCGGAACATCAGGAAGAATATTAGTGTCGATATTTATGACTCTAGAGCTTTACTTGGTAGCAACCGGTTTTCTAATTCTTGCAGGGGACAACTTGCACAATTTGTTGCCAGATGTGAACTTTGAATTTTGGGGACTCGGAATTGGTGGGAAACAAAGCTTTGTCTTGATTGTTGCTCTCCTCATATTGCCAACCGTATTGTTAAAGAACATGAGTATCCTTGCATATGTATCAGCCTCTGCAGTTTTAGCGTCTCTCGTGATTATTGGTTCAATTTTCTGGGCAGCAACATATGATGGTATTGGCTTTCATAAAAGTGGAGTAGTTGTGAATTGGGGAGGAATCCCTACATCTTTCAGCTTATATGCCTTCTGTTACTGTGCCCATCCTGTTTTCCCAACTTTGTACACTTCAATGAATAAGCAGAAGCAATTCTCCAAG GTAATGCTCCTATGCTTTTTGTTCGCTACCATAACGTATGCATCAATTGCAGCAATGGGGTACTCCATGTTTGGCTCAGAGGTTGAATCACAAATTACGTTGAATCTTCCAACTGGTAATTTAAGCTCAAAATTGGCTATATACACTACCTTGATCAATCCAATAGCCAAGTATTCATTAATGATGACACCAGTGATCAACAGACTCGAGGAACGTTTTCAATCTAACAGTAATAAGGAATCATCATTTATCCCTGCCATCAGGATCACCCTGGTAATAAGCAGTGTGATTGTAGCCTTGACTATACCCTTCTTTGGTTATCTCATGTCACTAGTTGGAGCATTTCTTAGTGTCACAGCTTCAGTTTTGCTACCATGTTTGTGCTACTTGAAGATTTCAGGCACTTACAGGAAGCTGGGATTTGAGTTGGTCATAATAGGGTTGATACTACTAATGGGAATACTAATCCTAGTTACTGGTACATACACATCTTTGATAGAGATAATACGACATCTTTAA